In Pirellulales bacterium, one genomic interval encodes:
- a CDS encoding TIGR00282 family metallophosphoesterase: MRILMIGDIVGKPGRSILVRALPNLIRQERLDLVVANGENAAAGSGITPVIYRELVAAGVDCVTLGDHIYRRAEIIGVLQRETNIVKPANYPAEAPGREFAIVNARNGIAVAVISLMGRVFMKPMDCPFRAADRVLSQIPAETRIRLVDFHAEATSDKQLLGRYLAGRVSAVVGTHTHVPTADEEILPGGTAFQCDLGMTGPHDSILGRRIERVQETTLNFIPTHFDVATGDVRLNGSIIEVERTTGKATAIRRICIREADLPAGDIPRLAEE, translated from the coding sequence GTGCGTATTTTGATGATCGGTGATATCGTGGGGAAGCCGGGGCGGTCTATCCTGGTCCGCGCGCTGCCCAACTTGATCCGGCAGGAGCGGCTGGACCTGGTCGTGGCCAATGGCGAAAACGCCGCCGCCGGGTCGGGCATTACCCCGGTCATTTACCGCGAACTGGTAGCCGCGGGGGTGGACTGCGTCACCCTGGGCGACCACATTTACCGCCGGGCCGAGATCATCGGCGTCCTCCAACGCGAGACCAACATTGTCAAGCCGGCGAACTATCCCGCCGAAGCCCCCGGCCGCGAATTTGCCATCGTCAATGCCCGTAATGGCATCGCCGTCGCCGTGATTAGCCTGATGGGCCGCGTCTTTATGAAGCCCATGGATTGCCCCTTTCGCGCGGCGGACCGCGTGTTATCGCAAATTCCCGCAGAAACACGCATTCGGCTGGTCGACTTTCACGCCGAAGCTACCAGCGACAAGCAACTACTGGGCAGGTACTTGGCCGGTCGGGTCAGCGCGGTTGTCGGCACCCACACGCATGTCCCCACCGCCGACGAGGAGATTTTACCGGGGGGGACCGCCTTTCAGTGCGATCTAGGCATGACGGGACCGCACGATAGCATTTTAGGACGCCGGATCGAACGCGTGCAGGAAACCACGCTTAATTTTATCCCCACGCATTTTGACGTGGCCACGGGGGATGTGCGGCTCAACGGCAGCATTATCGAGGTCGAGCGCACCACCGGCAAGGCGACCGCCATTCGCCGAATTTGCATTCGCGAGGCGGACCTCCCAGCGGGGGATATACCACGCTTGGCGGAAGAGTGA
- a CDS encoding AsmA-like C-terminal region-containing protein, which yields MEGPRHGGGTIGGWTANIGDGFIISRLINGCWWVFKVAFLLALAGGIGAGVYYFQHLHDEIRLSILQKLQGHYAQLKVEIRSAQLIQDEGIVVRGIKILDPQAPPEEQLLLSCDELLLSCATDLAQLAKGEPEFRSFTFRHPQLFARRGLDGRWNVEKLLPAPRFSRKSVEMQLLNGAVEIIDPTRAVPAQWSLRDLQVQLTPRVVSQYLTEPGWDARGQCRGDHLRQIHFQARVEPFTNAARVTGSIQGLQIGPELISALPTELATQLQPASVLRGELNLDYEIGYEAAAARPWTFEVVGRLQRGRIDDERIPQIWEDVHADFQANTHGMLLRELTAYNGKTRLTLAAERRGYAADSPISLSLNARNLMIGRDWEKSLPPPLLEMWQKFLPAGEVDVSGRLDYDGQNWRPSGEIRCLNVSFTYHKFPVRLDRTHGTLTWAEDRLRMNLTSHLAGRPVQISGLIEQPGPNYTGVVTIQGQKLGLDQSVLAALPEKPREVMESLHLNGQFQFFLQVTKNQAQDLIPHMAVRVDLENCTVKYDKFPYPLHSVRGTVELRDNVWTFRDLEGYNDTGRVTLRGELVPVADGNELRLTFTGTEIAIEPELRDALPPRAKVFWQRLQPRGMLDLQMAVVTYRTADKSLQIQITATPVGETVMFEPEFFPLRLEKVRGVFRYSPGKLEFADLTAEQERLPVRASGYCEYDNLGAWHVRFDKFVADRVRPERQTLQAALPAKLRKIVQLLHLEGALNLAGSFDLWGNTDVPQPVTAAWDGVVDLRDAKLKSGIELAHVDGTVRLQGKTNGTQLWLSGELAIDSLSTADLQLSNLAGPFYIDETQAIFGSQAIPKNSSPAPRHLQARCYDGNALADVWVGFGSVPQFLLLTRLENIDLAKIGQEQVPGKQQLSGKVNLGMELRGSGAGVHTLAGKGEMQLRDAQLGELPVMVAMLKLLSIREPDRTAFDAGDIRFRVEGEHIYLDSIELSGNAISLLGTGEMNLQRELQLVFAAVAGRSDWQLPGWKSFLGQTSQQFMEIHVGGTLMEPEIKRENFPALKEALDQLQAERRERRQQR from the coding sequence GTGGAGGGACCGCGGCACGGGGGGGGAACGATTGGCGGTTGGACGGCGAATATTGGGGACGGATTTATTATCTCGCGGTTGATCAACGGCTGTTGGTGGGTCTTTAAGGTTGCGTTTTTGCTGGCGCTCGCCGGTGGAATCGGTGCCGGGGTCTACTATTTTCAGCATCTGCATGACGAAATTCGCCTATCGATTTTACAGAAATTGCAGGGACATTATGCCCAGCTAAAAGTTGAAATCCGCTCCGCCCAGTTGATTCAGGATGAGGGGATCGTGGTGCGGGGGATAAAAATTCTGGATCCCCAGGCTCCGCCCGAAGAACAATTGCTGCTCAGTTGCGATGAATTGCTGTTGTCCTGCGCGACCGATTTGGCCCAATTGGCCAAAGGGGAGCCAGAATTTCGGTCGTTTACTTTTCGGCATCCCCAGTTATTTGCCCGGCGGGGGTTGGATGGCCGCTGGAACGTGGAAAAGCTGCTTCCCGCTCCGCGGTTTAGCCGGAAGAGCGTGGAGATGCAGTTATTAAATGGCGCGGTCGAAATCATCGACCCCACCCGCGCCGTGCCGGCGCAGTGGTCGCTGCGTGATTTGCAGGTTCAATTGACACCGCGGGTGGTCAGCCAGTATTTGACCGAGCCTGGCTGGGATGCCCGTGGACAATGCCGGGGGGACCACTTGCGGCAGATTCATTTTCAAGCGCGGGTCGAGCCATTTACCAATGCCGCCCGGGTGACCGGCTCGATCCAGGGTCTGCAAATCGGCCCGGAACTTATTTCCGCGCTCCCCACTGAGCTAGCCACACAGTTGCAACCCGCCAGTGTGCTGCGGGGTGAACTGAATTTGGATTATGAGATTGGCTATGAGGCGGCCGCGGCGCGCCCCTGGACGTTTGAAGTGGTTGGCCGGTTGCAGCGGGGACGCATCGATGACGAGCGCATCCCCCAAATTTGGGAAGATGTGCATGCCGATTTTCAAGCCAACACCCACGGGATGCTCTTGCGGGAATTGACCGCCTATAACGGCAAAACCCGGCTGACTCTGGCAGCGGAGCGGCGCGGCTATGCGGCGGATTCGCCGATAAGCCTGTCGCTCAACGCGCGTAATCTGATGATTGGCCGCGATTGGGAAAAATCGCTCCCTCCGCCGCTCCTGGAAATGTGGCAAAAATTCTTGCCCGCGGGAGAAGTCGATGTTAGTGGTCGGCTGGATTACGACGGCCAAAACTGGCGTCCATCCGGGGAAATTCGCTGCCTGAATGTCAGCTTTACCTATCACAAATTTCCCGTCCGATTGGACCGGACCCATGGCACGCTGACCTGGGCCGAAGATCGCCTGCGCATGAACCTTACATCCCATTTGGCGGGACGGCCCGTGCAAATCAGCGGACTCATTGAACAACCGGGGCCAAATTACACCGGGGTGGTGACCATTCAGGGGCAAAAGTTGGGTCTGGATCAAAGCGTGTTGGCGGCACTGCCGGAAAAACCCCGCGAGGTCATGGAGTCGTTGCATCTAAATGGCCAATTTCAATTTTTTCTGCAAGTGACCAAAAACCAGGCCCAGGATTTGATACCGCACATGGCCGTGCGGGTCGATCTGGAAAATTGCACGGTAAAGTACGACAAGTTCCCTTATCCGCTGCACTCGGTGCGCGGGACGGTGGAGCTGCGCGACAACGTCTGGACGTTTCGCGATTTAGAAGGATACAACGACACGGGCCGCGTGACGCTGCGCGGCGAGTTGGTACCCGTGGCCGATGGCAACGAACTGCGATTGACCTTTACCGGCACCGAGATCGCCATCGAACCGGAGCTGCGGGACGCGCTTCCCCCGCGGGCCAAGGTATTTTGGCAACGGCTGCAACCCCGCGGCATGCTGGATTTGCAAATGGCCGTGGTGACGTATCGCACCGCGGATAAGTCGCTGCAAATTCAAATTACCGCCACCCCCGTGGGTGAGACGGTGATGTTTGAGCCGGAGTTTTTTCCCTTGCGGCTGGAAAAGGTGCGGGGAGTGTTTCGTTATTCGCCCGGAAAGCTGGAATTTGCCGACCTGACCGCCGAGCAAGAAAGGCTTCCCGTGCGGGCCAGCGGTTATTGCGAGTATGACAACCTGGGGGCCTGGCATGTGCGGTTTGATAAATTTGTGGCCGACCGGGTGCGCCCGGAACGACAAACCTTGCAGGCGGCCCTGCCGGCCAAGCTACGCAAGATCGTGCAACTGCTGCACCTAGAGGGAGCTCTTAATCTGGCGGGGAGCTTTGACCTGTGGGGAAATACCGATGTGCCGCAACCGGTCACCGCCGCCTGGGACGGTGTGGTTGACTTGCGCGATGCCAAACTCAAAAGCGGTATCGAGCTGGCGCATGTCGATGGCACGGTCCGCCTCCAGGGAAAAACCAACGGCACGCAACTGTGGCTCTCGGGCGAACTGGCCATCGACTCACTCTCCACCGCCGACTTGCAACTCTCGAACCTGGCTGGACCATTTTATATCGATGAAACCCAGGCCATCTTTGGCAGCCAGGCCATCCCCAAGAATAGCTCACCCGCGCCGAGGCACCTGCAGGCCCGCTGCTACGATGGCAACGCGCTGGCGGATGTGTGGGTGGGGTTTGGATCGGTGCCGCAGTTTTTGCTGCTGACGCGACTGGAAAACATCGACCTGGCAAAAATCGGCCAGGAGCAGGTCCCCGGAAAACAACAACTTAGCGGCAAAGTCAACCTGGGCATGGAGCTGCGCGGCAGTGGCGCGGGTGTGCATACATTGGCTGGCAAAGGAGAAATGCAACTGCGTGACGCGCAACTGGGGGAATTGCCCGTTATGGTGGCCATGTTAAAGCTACTGAGTATTCGCGAGCCGGACCGGACGGCGTTTGACGCGGGGGATATTCGCTTTCGGGTGGAGGGGGAACACATTTACCTGGATAGCATCGAACTGAGTGGCAACGCGATCAGTCTGTTGGGAACCGGGGAAATGAACCTCCAACGGGAATTGCAACTGGTCTTTGCCGCGGTGGCGGGGCGCAGCGATTGGCAATTGCCGGGGTGGAAATCGTTCTTAGGTCAAACCAGCCAGCAATTTATGGAAATCCACGTCGGCGGCACGCTAATGGAGCCAGAGATCAAACGCGAGAATTTTCCGGCGCTTAAAGAAGCCCTGGATCAACTGCAGGCGGAACGCCGCGAACGCCGGCAGCAGCGTTAA
- the tilS gene encoding tRNA lysidine(34) synthetase TilS: MRDVLLRFCTAWPSESRSERTLVAVSGGADSVALLRLLLASGHSRQKLWVGHFDHKLRPESAEDAQFVKSLAATLEVPFEWGQDNVREAAIMAGDGVEAAARQARYGWLRGTAERLGARYVLTGHTADDQAETILHRLLRGTGWRGLAGIRRVRDLGPAVSLVRPLLEFRHADLTEYLQSIPQTWREDATNQERQFMRNRIRLDLLPQLAEVYNPEISQLLHQLGTACQGLEEIVDQELARVYARVVSCQAPGSRYLVDAATILGNGTATENQFLLQECLARLWRMAEWPRQEMTSRHYQELAEYVLNCAAEKNSPPQQSANTQGGESQVIARQWNLCFPGGIQAQKTTAGVELRRLG; encoded by the coding sequence ATGCGGGACGTACTTTTAAGATTTTGCACAGCCTGGCCTAGCGAATCGCGGTCGGAACGAACGCTGGTTGCGGTTTCCGGTGGAGCCGACAGTGTCGCCCTGCTGCGGCTCCTGCTGGCCAGCGGCCATTCCCGGCAAAAGCTCTGGGTGGGGCATTTTGATCACAAATTACGGCCAGAGTCGGCGGAGGATGCCCAGTTTGTTAAAAGTCTAGCAGCCACCCTGGAAGTGCCCTTTGAATGGGGCCAGGATAATGTGCGGGAAGCGGCGATCATGGCGGGAGACGGCGTGGAGGCGGCGGCACGGCAGGCGCGGTATGGTTGGCTGCGGGGGACAGCGGAACGGCTGGGGGCACGGTACGTGCTAACCGGACACACGGCGGACGACCAGGCCGAGACCATCCTGCATCGCCTGTTGCGCGGGACGGGTTGGCGGGGGCTGGCCGGCATTCGGCGTGTGCGGGATTTAGGTCCGGCGGTCAGTCTGGTCCGGCCGTTGTTGGAATTTCGCCATGCGGATTTAACGGAATATTTGCAAAGCATTCCCCAAACCTGGCGCGAGGACGCCACCAATCAGGAGCGACAATTTATGCGCAATCGCATTCGACTGGATTTGCTGCCGCAGCTTGCGGAAGTGTACAACCCCGAGATTTCGCAATTGCTCCATCAACTGGGGACCGCGTGCCAGGGGCTTGAGGAAATTGTCGACCAAGAACTAGCACGGGTGTATGCGCGGGTTGTGAGTTGCCAAGCACCGGGCAGTCGTTATCTGGTGGACGCGGCGACAATCCTAGGTAACGGCACCGCAACGGAAAATCAGTTTTTGCTCCAAGAGTGCCTGGCGCGGTTGTGGCGAATGGCCGAGTGGCCCCGGCAAGAGATGACTAGCCGGCATTACCAGGAACTGGCGGAATACGTATTAAACTGCGCCGCGGAAAAAAATAGTCCCCCACAGCAGAGCGCGAACACGCAGGGCGGAGAGAGTCAAGTGATTGCGAGGCAATGGAATCTCTGTTTTCCCGGCGGCATCCAAGCGCAAAAAACAACCGCCGGAGTGGAACTCCGGCGGTTGGGGTAA
- the rny gene encoding ribonuclease Y produces the protein MDEKLILCGVLAGLAGIAAGYGIAYLRDRLRRRDAEAEAREILEVAGREATNRKKEAELEAKEILIQQKASAEKETAKLRNELHDQQRQLDKRQDTIDQHMEQIRKQEKMVETTQRRLTERIEETNRRNEELNKILEKEKQTLYQLSGMSREQAVQTLLEKLDNELADEQGQRIQQFERQYSEVCDAKAKDLLITSVQRYAAAHTAETTTSTVDIPSDEMKGRIIGREGRNIRAFEKASGVDVIIDDTPGVVIVSGFDPVRREIARMSLNKLIADGRIHPTRIEELVAETTKEMEGHIQKFGEEAATEVGISRLNPKVIHLLGRLRFRTSYSQNVLRHSIEVAFISGLIAEEIGLDGDLARRCGLLHDIGKAADHETEGGHPKIGADLLKRYGEGAEVVHAALGHHDDIRIDNPYTVIVAAADAVSASRPGARRESLERYIKRMEELETIARSFQGVEQAFAIQAGREVRVIASARDTTDASATKICHDIARAYEQQLTYPGEIKVTVIRETRVMELAK, from the coding sequence ATGGATGAGAAACTGATTTTGTGCGGAGTCTTGGCGGGGCTGGCGGGCATTGCCGCCGGTTATGGGATCGCTTATTTAAGGGATCGCCTGCGCCGTCGCGATGCCGAAGCCGAAGCCCGGGAAATTTTGGAAGTGGCCGGGCGGGAGGCGACCAATCGTAAAAAAGAAGCCGAACTCGAGGCCAAGGAGATCCTGATCCAACAAAAAGCTTCCGCCGAAAAAGAAACCGCTAAACTGCGCAATGAATTGCACGACCAGCAGCGGCAGTTGGACAAGCGGCAGGACACGATCGACCAGCACATGGAGCAAATCCGCAAGCAAGAAAAAATGGTCGAAACCACCCAGCGGAGGCTGACCGAACGGATTGAAGAGACGAACCGCCGCAATGAGGAACTGAATAAAATCCTGGAAAAGGAAAAGCAGACGCTGTACCAACTGAGCGGCATGTCGCGCGAGCAAGCCGTGCAAACCCTGCTGGAAAAGTTAGACAACGAACTGGCGGACGAGCAGGGCCAGCGCATCCAGCAGTTTGAACGGCAATATAGCGAGGTTTGCGACGCCAAGGCCAAGGACCTGCTCATTACCAGCGTCCAGCGGTATGCCGCCGCCCACACCGCCGAGACCACGACCAGCACGGTGGACATCCCCAGCGACGAAATGAAGGGGCGGATCATTGGCCGCGAGGGGCGAAATATCCGCGCTTTTGAAAAAGCGTCCGGCGTGGATGTGATTATCGACGACACGCCGGGCGTGGTGATCGTCAGCGGATTTGACCCCGTTCGGCGGGAAATCGCCCGCATGTCGCTCAATAAGCTCATCGCCGATGGACGCATCCACCCCACGCGGATCGAGGAACTGGTCGCCGAAACCACCAAGGAAATGGAAGGCCATATCCAAAAATTTGGCGAAGAAGCCGCCACCGAGGTCGGCATTTCCCGGCTCAATCCCAAGGTGATCCACCTCTTGGGCCGGTTGCGGTTTCGGACCAGCTACAGCCAAAATGTGCTGCGGCATTCCATCGAAGTGGCGTTTATTTCCGGTCTTATCGCCGAGGAAATCGGCCTGGATGGGGACCTGGCCCGCCGCTGCGGCCTGTTGCACGACATTGGCAAGGCGGCCGACCACGAAACCGAAGGGGGGCACCCCAAGATCGGGGCGGACCTGCTCAAGCGATACGGCGAAGGGGCGGAAGTCGTCCACGCGGCCCTGGGCCATCATGACGATATCCGCATTGATAATCCCTACACGGTGATCGTGGCGGCGGCGGACGCGGTCAGCGCGTCGCGCCCCGGGGCGCGGCGGGAATCGTTGGAACGGTACATCAAACGGATGGAAGAACTAGAAACCATCGCCCGCAGCTTTCAGGGAGTGGAGCAGGCCTTTGCCATTCAGGCGGGCCGCGAAGTCCGGGTTATCGCCAGCGCCCGCGACACCACCGACGCCAGCGCGACAAAGATTTGCCACGATATCGCCCGTGCCTATGAACAGCAACTGACCTACCCCGGCGAGATCAAAGTAACCGTTATTCGCGAAACGCGGGTGATGGAACTGGCAAAGTAG
- the dapF gene encoding diaminopimelate epimerase, with product MRFTKLQGAGNDYVYIEGFTQAPPADPAALARRIADRHFGVGGDGLILILPSDVADARMQMFNADGSESGMCGNGIRCVAKYVYDHGIAPKTSLKIETGRGILPIELELRQGKAARATVNMGEPILEAKLIPTTLAGKSADSPVVNASLTVADKHLTVTCVSMGNPHCITYVPELNDDWVLRIGPLVEQNSHFPQRVNAEFVQILSPTEVRLRVWERGSGETLACGTGASAVCVAGVLTGQTERRLVTHLPGGDLELEWDAATNQVFMTGPAVEVFSGEWPDEV from the coding sequence ATGCGATTTACCAAACTTCAAGGCGCGGGCAACGATTACGTATATATCGAGGGCTTTACCCAGGCCCCCCCCGCCGATCCCGCGGCACTGGCCCGACGGATCGCCGATCGGCATTTTGGCGTGGGGGGGGATGGCCTGATTTTGATTCTTCCCAGCGATGTCGCCGATGCCCGCATGCAAATGTTCAACGCCGATGGCAGTGAATCCGGCATGTGCGGTAACGGCATCCGTTGTGTCGCAAAATATGTGTACGATCACGGCATCGCCCCCAAAACCAGCCTGAAAATCGAAACCGGACGCGGAATCTTGCCGATCGAACTGGAACTGCGGCAGGGTAAAGCCGCCCGCGCCACGGTCAACATGGGTGAACCGATCCTCGAGGCAAAACTTATTCCCACAACGCTTGCGGGCAAATCCGCGGATTCGCCGGTGGTGAATGCCAGCCTGACGGTGGCCGATAAGCATTTAACAGTCACCTGTGTTTCAATGGGGAACCCCCACTGTATCACTTATGTCCCGGAACTGAACGATGATTGGGTGTTGCGGATAGGTCCCTTGGTGGAGCAAAACTCGCACTTTCCCCAGCGGGTGAACGCGGAATTTGTGCAAATTTTATCACCTACCGAAGTACGGCTGCGGGTGTGGGAGCGTGGCTCTGGCGAGACGCTGGCCTGCGGCACCGGTGCGAGCGCGGTTTGTGTGGCGGGCGTGCTAACTGGTCAAACGGAACGGCGATTGGTAACACACTTGCCGGGGGGAGATTTGGAGTTGGAATGGGATGCCGCCACGAATCAGGTGTTTATGACCGGTCCGGCGGTGGAAGTCTTTTCCGGAGAATGGCCGGACGAGGTTTAA
- a CDS encoding lysophospholipid acyltransferase family protein: MKFTAPRWVNRCAALAGSMLVSRWMETLDYRGAFYDPTVNPVHPEFAGAKIYCFWHEYMLLPLYLQGNRDFTMLLSQHRDAEIMSHVAHFMGHGCVRGSTYKGAAAALRELMKVSQRGNLSITPDGPRGPRHHLAQGPIYLASKLGLPLVMVGFGCDRPWRLKSWDRFAIPRPFSRARVVCGPAIHLPRDLDRAGIEHYRLQMQTLLQRLSDEANAWAESGTPKRGEIRLIREPLRRPFPSVTAVAGVKTKESTGALATSGMSPDATPSRMAADVMSGVSPPHFATTGGTAYSHPPEERKAA, from the coding sequence ATGAAATTTACCGCCCCCCGTTGGGTGAATCGCTGTGCCGCGCTGGCGGGATCGATGCTAGTCAGCCGTTGGATGGAAACGCTTGACTACCGCGGAGCCTTTTATGATCCCACGGTCAATCCCGTCCATCCAGAATTTGCCGGAGCCAAGATATACTGTTTTTGGCACGAATACATGCTGCTCCCGCTGTATTTGCAGGGAAATCGCGACTTTACCATGCTGCTGAGCCAGCATCGCGACGCCGAAATCATGTCGCATGTCGCGCATTTTATGGGGCACGGCTGTGTCCGCGGTTCCACCTACAAAGGGGCGGCGGCGGCGCTCCGCGAACTGATGAAAGTCAGCCAACGGGGAAATCTGTCCATCACGCCCGATGGTCCCCGCGGACCCCGGCACCATCTGGCCCAAGGACCGATCTATCTGGCCAGCAAATTGGGCCTGCCGCTGGTAATGGTTGGTTTTGGCTGTGATCGCCCCTGGCGGCTGAAAAGTTGGGACAGGTTTGCCATTCCGCGGCCTTTTAGCCGGGCTAGGGTTGTTTGCGGCCCGGCAATCCACCTACCGCGGGATTTGGATCGCGCGGGGATAGAGCATTATCGACTCCAAATGCAAACACTCTTGCAAAGATTAAGCGACGAGGCTAACGCCTGGGCGGAAAGCGGCACGCCCAAACGAGGAGAGATTCGCCTGATTCGGGAACCGTTGCGGCGGCCGTTTCCGTCTGTGACGGCGGTCGCGGGGGTAAAAACCAAAGAATCGACGGGGGCTCTCGCTACGTCCGGAATGTCGCCCGATGCCACCCCTTCCCGCATGGCGGCGGATGTAATGTCGGGCGTTTCCCCACCCCACTTTGCCACCACTGGCGGGACCGCTTACAGTCATCCGCCGGAGGAGCGCAAAGCGGCATAA
- the atpC gene encoding ATP synthase F1 subunit epsilon, whose product MAKAQSIQVIVVTPETTLLDTTAEFVALPLYDGELGVAPGHAPFIGRLGYGELRVAQAGGGQSYYVDGGFAQVAGDVVSLLTNYAAPAAQLDLAAAQRQLADITARPAKTDEQIQARLKAQEQARAKIRLAGKR is encoded by the coding sequence ATGGCCAAAGCCCAATCCATCCAGGTGATCGTGGTCACGCCCGAAACCACGCTCCTTGACACCACGGCCGAGTTCGTGGCGCTCCCCTTATACGATGGCGAGCTAGGCGTGGCCCCCGGGCATGCCCCGTTTATTGGCCGCCTGGGTTACGGCGAGTTGCGGGTGGCCCAGGCAGGCGGGGGACAAAGCTACTACGTGGACGGGGGTTTTGCGCAGGTGGCCGGGGATGTGGTGTCGCTGCTGACCAATTATGCCGCACCGGCAGCGCAACTGGACTTGGCCGCCGCCCAGCGACAATTAGCCGACATTACCGCCCGTCCGGCCAAAACCGACGAACAGATTCAGGCAAGGCTGAAGGCCCAGGAACAAGCGCGGGCCAAGATTCGCCTGGCGGGAAAACGGTAG
- a CDS encoding MFS transporter: MTDQSKRFQIFLASFLTLIAAGMGFSARGGIKDLWGAQYGFTNTEIGQISGMGLAGFGLVILAASLFADRVGYKVLMLLAFLCHLISGGIMLAATPLFESQGQGAAYWCLFLGMFIFSVGNGLAEAAINPLVATLYPNAKTHYLNILHAGWPGGLVLGSLVTMVSGNMGVKMWEVPMLLFLVPTVIYGFITIKEHFPEPETKTAGISYGEMFSQFSSPILLFLLLIHACVGYVELGTDSWIQTITNKFSDGQGPILFIYASTLMFFLRFFAGPIVERINPIGLLLVSAIFGAVGLYLISNSATVLMVWITMTIYALGKTFLWPTMLGVVGDKFPRGGAVTMGAMGGIGMLSAGLLGDPGIGYKQDFFATQNLTVDNNYQETFDRFKSSKENGFLFFPKIFGLDGAKKEVILDPSKSGPGTILQDTIDKLTKQNKLTDAHEVLALQKWWESAKSYADVDKPKIEAADTFGGRMALRITAAVPAFMAVCYLILFLYFQATGGYKMEHLHKEAEAPSEY, from the coding sequence ATGACAGATCAATCCAAGCGGTTTCAAATTTTTTTGGCGAGTTTTTTAACCTTGATCGCGGCAGGGATGGGGTTTAGTGCCCGCGGTGGTATCAAGGATCTGTGGGGGGCGCAGTACGGCTTTACCAATACCGAAATCGGACAAATCTCTGGTATGGGTTTGGCGGGTTTTGGATTGGTCATTTTGGCCGCTAGTTTATTCGCTGACCGCGTCGGCTATAAGGTGCTCATGCTATTGGCATTCTTATGCCATCTTATCTCCGGCGGAATTATGCTGGCCGCGACACCGTTATTTGAAAGCCAAGGGCAGGGGGCCGCGTATTGGTGTTTGTTTTTAGGGATGTTTATTTTTTCTGTGGGTAATGGCCTGGCCGAGGCCGCCATCAATCCCCTCGTGGCGACACTGTATCCCAATGCCAAAACCCACTATCTCAATATTTTGCACGCTGGATGGCCGGGTGGGCTCGTTCTGGGCTCTTTGGTGACGATGGTTAGTGGAAATATGGGAGTTAAGATGTGGGAAGTTCCCATGCTCTTGTTTTTGGTGCCCACGGTCATTTATGGCTTCATTACAATTAAAGAACATTTTCCTGAACCCGAAACTAAAACCGCCGGCATTTCCTATGGGGAAATGTTTAGCCAGTTTAGCTCCCCCATTCTTCTCTTTTTGTTGTTGATCCATGCCTGTGTCGGCTACGTCGAATTGGGTACTGATAGCTGGATCCAAACCATCACCAATAAGTTCAGTGACGGACAAGGTCCCATCTTGTTCATTTATGCCTCAACCTTGATGTTCTTCTTGCGATTTTTTGCCGGTCCAATTGTGGAGCGGATTAATCCCATCGGCTTACTGTTAGTCAGTGCGATTTTTGGCGCGGTCGGGTTGTATTTGATCAGTAATTCCGCAACTGTACTCATGGTTTGGATCACCATGACGATTTATGCCTTGGGAAAAACCTTCCTCTGGCCCACGATGTTGGGTGTGGTGGGTGATAAATTTCCCCGGGGCGGGGCGGTAACAATGGGTGCCATGGGGGGTATTGGCATGCTTTCGGCGGGATTGCTGGGTGACCCCGGTATTGGCTACAAGCAGGACTTTTTTGCCACGCAAAACCTGACAGTGGATAACAATTACCAAGAAACCTTTGATCGCTTCAAATCCTCCAAGGAAAATGGTTTCTTGTTTTTCCCCAAAATTTTTGGATTGGATGGGGCTAAGAAAGAAGTGATTTTAGACCCCAGCAAGTCCGGTCCTGGAACAATCTTGCAGGATACTATCGATAAGTTAACAAAGCAAAATAAGCTTACCGACGCGCATGAAGTCCTGGCTTTGCAAAAGTGGTGGGAATCCGCGAAATCCTATGCGGATGTGGATAAGCCCAAGATTGAAGCCGCCGATACCTTTGGTGGACGCATGGCACTAAGGATTACCGCCGCCGTGCCCGCCTTTATGGCTGTTTGCTATTTGATCTTGTTCCTTTACTTCCAGGCAACTGGGGGTTACAAGATGGAGCATCTGCATAAAGAAGCGGAAGCCCCCAGTGAGTATTAA